One genomic region from Balaenoptera acutorostrata chromosome 1, mBalAcu1.1, whole genome shotgun sequence encodes:
- the LAMTOR5 gene encoding ragulator complex protein LAMTOR5 isoform X2 yields the protein MEATLEQHLEDTMKNPSIVGVLCTDSQGLNLGCRGTLSDEHAGVISVLAQQAAKLTSDPTDIPVVCLESDNGNIMIQKHDGITVAVHKMAS from the exons ATGGAGGCAACCTTAGAGCAGCACTTGGAGGACAC AATGAAGAATCCATCCATTGTTGGAGTCCTGTGCACAGATTCACAAGGACTCAATTTGGGCT GCCGCGGAACCCTGTCAGATGAGCATGCTGGGGTGATATCTGTTTTAGCCCAGCAAGCAGCTAAGCTAACCTCAGACCCCACTGATATTCCTGTGGTGTGTCTAGAATCAGATAATGG GAACATTATGATCCAGAAACACGATGGCATCACAGTGGCAGTGCACAAAATGGCCTCTTGA
- the LAMTOR5 gene encoding ragulator complex protein LAMTOR5 isoform X1, which produces MSSWTQREGCAAKFVPLEAPFLPTARSRHVTDRGAPETSGEEGGDSRRDGGNLRAALGGHNEESIHCWSPVHRFTRTQFGLNIMIQKHDGITVAVHKMAS; this is translated from the exons ATGTCATCCTGGACACAACGCGAAGGCTGCGCCGCGAAGTTTGTCCCTTTGGAGGCACCGTTCCTGCCCACGGCCCGCTCGCGTCATGTGACCGACCGAGGGGCACCCGAGACCAGCGGCGAAGAAGGAGGCGACTCGCGGCGAGATGGAGGCAACCTTAGAGCAGCACTTGGAGGACAC AATGAAGAATCCATCCATTGTTGGAGTCCTGTGCACAGATTCACAAGGACTCAATTTGGGCT GAACATTATGATCCAGAAACACGATGGCATCACAGTGGCAGTGCACAAAATGGCCTCTTGA